The genomic stretch tattaatatttttatatatcataaatttataattataaataaactcaataaaaaaatctaaaacataaaaaaatacaataattatttttcttaaaaatacttgaaaataaaaattacatttcttacaataattaaaaatacatctCTTAtgatacttaaaaataaaaattacattttccatagtaattaaaaatacatcTCTTATCatgcttaaaaataaaaactatattttccacaatatataataatacaacatAAATAACtgttttaatgtaattttttttgtttgtgtagTATAATTTGCgtttatttaatgatgtttgattttttttttatgtgtataaattattgatgtataattaattttatcataaattatttttaatgagtgcaagtttaaaaataaaattagtgtttaatttgtaaagtctataaatatattagtagttattgaaaaagttaaaaagttaatgtaaaatgaaatatttctaaattgtatttttgtgtttgaaAATGTGCCTTTATGTTAgagatgaattattatttaacataacatttaatatattttcattttaagaaTAAGATTATGAGTTGGAGAGGCTTATACTGAAATCTCCATATATGCATGAAATATGCACCGCAGAACAtacattgaatatatatatgtatataaacttCTTAATAGTTGCTCTCAAAGCATGACTTTGAAAATTCTCCTTTCGTCTTATTTActtgaaaagaaaagaaattaacTTGTTTCATAGTAGACAAGTCTTAATAACGTACGTTGGTGTGTCAATTTTAACCAACTTTTGAATTTATTGTATTCTTCCATGGATCCACCACTTGCCTAGAAGCTCATGACCAACATCCAGGAAATATACTAacttagaaaattattattggATACTGGGTCAACTGAAGTCATGTttacttttcttctttttagttttatttttccctttttctGATCTCTATATATAAGGTGTTAATTTGTTAACtagcatataaaatatattaacaataagcACAAGCAAAAGGGTGTAGAACTTGACATGGCTACCAATAACATGCAAATTTTCATCCTAATTGCAATTTTATTTGTGTGTAATTTCTCAGAGGCCAAGAAGACTAAAATTGTGCATGTCGAGTTCTATATGCACGACATTGTGGGTGGCCCCAATCCTAGTGCAGTTCGAGTGGCTGGCCAGTCTTCTAATATAACTGGGCTTAACCCGATCACTAGTATGTATGGGTCCGTTTTTGTCATGGATAATGCTCTGACGTCCACTCCTAGTTTAAACTCAACCCTTATGGGTCGTGCACAAGGAATATATGTCATGGCTTCGCAACATAACGAGTTTAGTCTTTTAATGACTCTTACATATCACTTTATTCAAGGATCTTACAACGGTAGCTCGTTTAGTGTGGTTGGTAGGAATCCAGTTATGAATGAGACCCGAGAGATGCCCATAGTTGGAGGTACGGGTGTTTTTAGGATGGCACGTGGATATTGTTTGGCTAAGACATACTCAATGGACCAAATGGATGCGGTGGTAGGGTATAATGTCACTATTTTTCATTACTAGTTGTGTGTATAGAATATGAATTCGAGTACTTTgcttaatttttcattttattatctttgttataaaataattatacccATACTTGAACAACATTATAtctcaataatattttgtttatttgaatattaataaattttgaataaatagtGTTGGAAATTATGTCgtttatataatgaatttgaGACTTTATATTCAACTAGTGTTAAACTTGCACgagaaatgataaaaaaaattaaatttaaaatgttcggACGAACTATCTAGATACCTCGTTAGGTCATTCGAATGCAGTAGGTGTGCGACCATCCTACGAAATGACAAGGATGTCAAAAAGATGAAGAGTATATTTACTATGTATTGGTCATCCCTAGAGAGGAGATTGAAATTGTCGAGTCTATTGAAAATGAGATAATGTACCCCGAATATAATGATCATTTGAGGGACTAGAGGAGACGATGGagaatgaaacaaaataatGGTGGTCTTAAAACAAATGAAATGCCACGGAATATTCTAAACAACAAAGCaactaacaataattttaagataaacttTGTAGTCTATGTTGTCAGCAGATTTATCTAGACCTCACAGAATCAAGAGTACAAGTATAGAGTTATTAGCGCTACTGCCATTTCTAATACGTAATCAAGCATTGAATCCTTAATCTGTGaatactctaattttattttatttagtttctttGCAAAGTAAACTAAAGTTAAGAATCTTAAAGTAAATTAGTTTATAACATATCTACGTGTACTAATCTAAAACATGTAAGTACGGTTCAATAGAGTGGCAGTAAGGGTGACTTATCTGTCAACTTTTCCACTATCAACGACCCAATTCCAAAATGTCTATGATATAAAAATCTACTTTGGCTTCTCATCTCAAAAGAATAACACACTACATGGATAATCTTCTTGTCTACTTTTTGTGTGATTGAAGAGGAAGGTAAGCCAAGGGGGTTCTCTAACATAacttatattgaaaaaaatatttctaaaacaaGTGCACTTGTTGCATCCCTCTATGAGCAGAACACGTGAACAAATAGATAAGACAAGTAACCAACCAATTTCGAATCGCTCGAATCGTCCGTAAAGATGGAACATTCAAATAGACAAATAAACCTATTCATATGAAACACATTTTACCTCCTTTCTATAAGACGAAAATGCGcgagaaaaaagaaaaccccTTCCCTTTTTCTCGATATTGAGAagaatgtatttaaaaatattaaaaatatggttATGAATGTGAAGGCTAAGAAGAAGGACATCATTAACACTaggaatgatatttttttttgcaattaTTTAGAGCTTTTTAGGATCTGTTTcaacaatagagacgggggtctgactattgttaacatcttatgactttcaattcgattttaactctgttaaaaGTTAAAACCCGTTTCAAATCTTTGCAAAtattcacaaactcttgaataaattcaagtgcggaatagtttgttggatttgaagcttcatACAGATGAATGCAGTCAACAGAAAGtaaaagaacacaaggagttttatggatgttcagagataaaactcctatgtcacccccttcttcctcaacaaaaaggatattcactagaagactttgattggtATAGAACACACTATACAAACCTAGTCAGAAACTACAAGACTTAACAACCGTCTGCTTCTGAATTCTAGCTAAACTCACAGTTGAAAAAAACACcctttgttcaacttaaaaCACTGAAATTTCACACAGAAATATTGTAGATGAATTACAGAATAATAACACAATGAGTAGTTAATTCACACTTGAGCTTGAGAGAGATTAAGCAATAAGATCGCAAGAGCAAATGTACAAGTGAGAGATTAAGCTTGAGAGTTAAAACCAGTGACTCGTtcattgtccttgagcatctatttatacttgaagtacaccaacggtcgaatcttcctaTTGGACAtgtggcatgtgtccgttggacgaCCGCATATAGTACGATAGTATATCAGACTGTGAGCTttgggatcgtggccgtacaagACTGATAGTGCACTGATGTTCTCATAGATCGTGTTGTACTGAAAAGGTACAACGAGGgaaatttgaatgataaacGCGTACGTGGTAGTGTTTCATTTGTTGGCATAACCTGGCTTGTCAGACTATTGAAAGCAAGAGTTGTAGACGAGATGAGTAGAGAAACAGACGCTCCTTCTGACGTTTGATcaagttagacgatgtctaactatgcttcttctttagaccacgtctaagaaggttagacgacgtctaatcACACTTCTTATTcggaccgcgtctaagaaggttagacaaCATCTAATTGCGCTTCTTTTTCAGACCActtctaagaaggttagacgacgtctaaccgcgcTTCTTCTTTAGACAAAATCTAAGAAAGTTAGAcgacatctaactacgcttcttcgTTAGATCACGTCTAAGAAAGTTAgaagacgtctaactacgcttcttcttcataccacgtctaagaaggttaAACGACTTCTAACTATGCGcactacttagaccacgtctaaaggagttagacgacgtctactcgcgtaCAAcatagaccacgtctaaaggacttagacgacgtctactcacgCACTCCTTACACCACGTTTAAAGGACTTAGACGATGTCTtctcgcgcactccttagaccacatctaaaggagttagacgacgtctactccgTCTTGTCTTCTTGCACAAAGTCGTCTACTTATGCCTCATGAGCTTTAGACGTCTATTAACGTTTCCTAGAAATGTACCTACGAAGAGAAAGTTTCACCACTTAGTCTTATTCATTTGCATGATTGAACTAATCTCTTCAGCTTTGCTTGTGCATAactatgttttatttgaattaacccgcacatcattaaaataatgtcAGGCCATactttaataatgtttttaaatacacttatttcctatgtttattttaatcaatttgacTAGACTTAGACATGGAAATGTCAATGAACaaaagaacaattttttttttttcaattacctTAGACATGGAAGTGgcgatttaaataaatttatgactAACAAAGAAACATTAACGTCTCACATGTATGTCCTACTAGATTGTCCAGAT from Impatiens glandulifera unplaced genomic scaffold, dImpGla2.1, whole genome shotgun sequence encodes the following:
- the LOC124918467 gene encoding dirigent protein 22-like; this translates as MATNNMQIFILIAILFVCNFSEAKKTKIVHVEFYMHDIVGGPNPSAVRVAGQSSNITGLNPITSMYGSVFVMDNALTSTPSLNSTLMGRAQGIYVMASQHNEFSLLMTLTYHFIQGSYNGSSFSVVGRNPVMNETREMPIVGGTGVFRMARGYCLAKTYSMDQMDAVVGYNVTIFHY